The following coding sequences are from one Formosa haliotis window:
- a CDS encoding LacI family DNA-binding transcriptional regulator, protein MKEKATIYDIAKRLNISAATVSRALNDHSKTSEKTKKLVLKTAEELGYEQNRLALALKSGKSKNIGVIVPRIDSNFFGSIIRGIEEELQQKGYHVMICQTHEKEEKQIENINALLNAQVDGILLSVTKNTEDTSIFDRVLQKHTPLIFFDRKIEIKGVSSVTIDDFKGGYIATEHLIKQGCKHVAHLTALGYQSVNIYQGRLEGYKQALKDYDIPFNEDLVIPVKNDLEGGKLAIETLLKLKQQPDAIFSSSDFMLLGGIQELKLRGINVPNDMAVVGFSNEPFTKFLETPISSVDQCPLEIGKYAAQVFLEQLDDPKTIKIEKNLILPPELIIRQSSLKN, encoded by the coding sequence ATGAAAGAAAAAGCGACTATTTACGATATTGCCAAAAGGTTAAACATCTCTGCAGCAACCGTTTCTAGAGCCCTAAACGACCATTCTAAAACCAGTGAGAAAACAAAAAAACTCGTTTTAAAAACAGCTGAAGAATTAGGCTACGAACAAAACAGGTTAGCCCTAGCTCTAAAAAGTGGTAAAAGCAAAAATATAGGTGTTATAGTTCCGCGTATAGACAGTAATTTTTTTGGTTCTATAATACGTGGAATAGAAGAAGAATTACAACAAAAAGGCTACCATGTTATGATCTGCCAAACACATGAAAAAGAAGAAAAACAAATTGAAAATATTAATGCCCTTTTAAATGCTCAAGTTGACGGCATTTTACTTTCGGTGACAAAAAATACCGAAGACACATCTATATTTGACCGCGTTTTACAAAAACATACTCCCCTTATATTTTTTGATAGAAAAATTGAAATAAAAGGTGTTAGTTCTGTAACTATAGACGATTTTAAAGGTGGCTATATAGCGACTGAACATTTAATAAAACAAGGATGTAAGCACGTTGCCCACTTAACCGCTTTAGGCTATCAATCTGTTAATATATACCAAGGACGATTAGAAGGATACAAACAAGCTTTAAAAGATTATGATATTCCATTTAATGAAGACCTTGTAATTCCTGTAAAAAATGATTTAGAAGGTGGAAAATTGGCAATAGAAACCCTTTTAAAATTAAAACAGCAACCCGATGCCATATTTTCATCGAGCGATTTTATGCTTCTGGGAGGTATTCAAGAATTAAAATTAAGAGGCATAAATGTCCCTAACGACATGGCCGTTGTAGGCTTTAGCAACGAACCTTTTACTAAGTTTTTAGAAACACCTATTTCTTCTGTAGATCAATGTCCGTTAGAAATTGGCAAGTATGCCGCTCAAGTGTTTTTAGAGCAACTGGACGACCCTAAAACAATAAAGATTGAAAAAAATCTAATCCTGCCACCAGAACTTATTATTCGTCAATCTTCATTAAAAAACTAG